gtccctgcggcccggccctcgaccaggcctccacccctaggaagcaacccgtgaaggctaactaacacccaggtacctattttactgctaggtaacaggggcataaggtgaaagaaactctgcctctaGTTTCtagccggcgccagggatcgaacccgggaccacaggatcacaagtccagtgtgctgtccgctcggccgaccgactaccCCTGGTtgtggggcataaggtgaaagaaacttttgcccattgtttctcgccggcgcccgagatcgaacccgggaccacaggatcacaagtccagcgtgctgtccgctcggcagacCGGCTCCCATGCCCAATGGCATGGTTAGGCATGGTTGGTATGTTTGGCTTGGTTGGCACCGTTGGCAAAGTTGGGTATTGTTGGTATTGTTAACATGGTTGGCATGGTTGGGCATGGTTGGACATTGTTGGCATGGTTGGTATGGTTGGCATGGTTGGGCATGGTTGGTATGGTTGGGCATGGTCCGCATTATTGGGCATGATTGGCATGGTTGGGATGGTTAGCATGGTTGGGCCTAGTTGATTAATGACTTGTAAAGACCAGGAATGACTCACACTTACGGAAAGTTaggcaccattccctccccccgtcccatcccaaatccctatcctcattccttcccagtgctatatagtcgtaatggctataTAGCTGGGCTTGTGTTTGCCAGGTTCTTGCCTGTGTTGGCCAGGTTCACGTCTGTGTTTGCCAGGTTCTTGCCTGTGTTGGCCAGGTTCACGCCTGTGTTTGTCAGGTTCACGCCTGTGTTTGCCAGGTTCACGTCTGTGTTTGCCAGGTTCACGCCTGTGTTTGCCGGGTACACGCCTGTGTTTGCCAGGTACAGGCCTGTGTTTGCCAGGTTCACGCCTGTGTTTGCCAGGTTCACGCCTGTGTTTGCCAGGTTCACGCCTGTGTTTGCCAGGTTCTTGCCTGTGTTTGCCAGGTTCACGCCTGTGTTTGCCAGGTTCACGCCTGTGTTTGCCAGGTACAGGCCTGTGTTTGCCAGGTTCACGCCTGTGTTTGCCAGGTTCACGCCTGTGTTGACCAGGTTCACGCCTGTGTTTGCCAGGTTCACGCCTGTGTTTGCCAGGTTCACGCCTGTGTTTGCCAGGTTCACGCCTGTGTTTGACAGGTTCACGCCTGTGTTTGCCAGGTCACGCCTGTGTTTGCCAGGTTCTTGCCTGTGTTTGCCAGGTTCACGCCTGTGTTTGCCTGGTTCACGCCTGTGTTTGCCAGGTACACGCCTGTGTTTGCCAGGTTCACGCCTGTGTTTGCCAGGTTTACGCCTGTGCTTGCCAGGTTCACGCCTGTGTTTGCCAGGTACACGCCTGTGTTTGCCAGGTTCTCGCCTGTGTTTGCCAGTTTCACACCTGTGCTTGCCAGTTTCACGTCTGTGTTTGCCAGGTTCACGCCTGTGTTTGCCAGGTCACGCCTGTGTTTGCCAGGTTACGCCTGTGTTGGCAAGGTTCACGCCTGTGTTGGCCAGGTTCACGCCTGTGTTGGCCAGGTTCACGCCTGTGTTTGCCTGGTTCACGCCTGTGTTTGCCAGGTACACGCCTGTGTTTGCCAGGTTCACGCCTGTGTTTGTCAGGTTCACGCCTGTGTTTGCCAGGTTTACGCCTGTGCTTGCTAGGTTCACGTCTGTGTTTGCCAGGTACACGCCTGTGTTTGCCAGGTTCTCGCCTGTGTTTGCCAGTTTCACACCTGTGCTTGCCAGTTTCACGTCTGTGTTTGCCAGGTTCACGCCTGTGTTTGCCAGGTTCACGTCTGTGTTTGCCAGGTCACGCCTGTGTTTGCCAGGTTCACGCCTGTGTTGGCCAGGTTCACGCCTGTGTTTGCCAGGTTCACGCCTGTGTTGGCCAGGTTCACGCCTGTGTTTGCCAGGTTCACGCCTGTGTTGGCCAGGTTCACGCCTGTGTTGGCCAGGTTCACGCCTGTGTTTGCCAGGTTCACGCCTGTGTTGGCCAGGTTCACGCCTGTGTTTGCCAGGTTCACGCCTGTGTTTGCCAGGTTCTTGCCTGTGTTTGCCAGGTTCACGCCTGTGTTTGCCAGGTTCACGCCTGTGTTTGCCAGGTACAGGCCTGTGTTTGCCAGGTTCACGCCTGTGTTTGCCAGGTTCACGCCTGTGTTGACCAGGTTCACGCCTGTGTTTGCCAGGTTCACGCCTGTGTTTGCCAGGTTCACGCCTGTGTTTGCCAGGTTCACGCCTGTGTTTGACAGGTTCACGCCTGTGTTTGCCAGGTCACGCCTGTGTTTGCCAGGTTCTTGCCTGTGTTTGCCAGGTTCACGCCTGTGTTTGCCTGGTTCACGCCTGTGTTTGCCAGGTACACGCCTGTGTTTGCCAGGTTCACGCCTGTGTTTGCCAGGTTTACGCCTGTGCTTGCCAGGTTCACGCCTGTGTTTGCCAGGTACACGCCTGTGTTTGCCAGGTTCTCGCCTGTGTTTGCCAGTTTCACACCTGTGCTTGCCAGTTTCACGTCTGTGTTTGCCAGGTTCACGCCTGTGTTTGCCAGGTCACGCCTGTGTTTGCCAGGTTACGCCTGTGTTGGCAAGGTTCACGCCTGTGTTGGCCAGGTTCACGCCTGTGTTGGCCAGGTTCACGCCTGTGTTTGCCTGGTTCACGCCTGTGTTTGCCAGGTACACGCCTGTGTTTGCCAGGTTCACGCCTGTGTTTGTCAGGTTCACGCCTGTGTTGGCCAGGTTTACGCCTGTGATTGCCAGGTTCACGTCTGTGTTTGCCAGGTCACGCCTGTGTTTGCCAGGTTCACGCCTGTGTTGGCCAGGTTCACGCCTGTGTTTGCCAGGTTCACGCCTGTGTTGGCCAGGTTCACGCCTGTGTTTGCCAGGTTCACGCCTGTGTTGGCCAGGTTCACGCCTGTGTTGGCCAGGTTCACGCCTGTGTTTGCCAGGTTCACGCCTGTGTTGGCCAGGTTCACGCCTGTGTTTGCCAGGTTCACGCCTGTGTTTGCCAGGTTCACGCCTGTGTTGGCCAGGTTCACGCCTGTGTTTGCCAGGTTCACGCCTGCACCTAATAGTTAGGAGGCGTGCGCGTGAGTGTGAACCACTCGTCAGCAGCAGGTCGGGCCTGGCACCACCGTCCCgcacacacaataacaccagcaaGCTGCTCTATGTTGGAGAGCAACTTACCGTCAACACTTTCTTCACCTGCTGTGTGAGGCAGCGGTGGTGCTCTCTCACTCTcaacttccttccttccttccttccttccttccttccttccttctctcctttcTTCATTTTCGCCTTacttctctccttccttccttccttccttccttccttccttccttccttccttccttccttccttccttccttccttccttccttccttcctttcttctttccttccttccttccttccttccttccttccttccttccttccttccttccttccttccttccttccttccttccttccttccttccttccttctctcctttcTTCATTTTCGCCTTacttctctccttccttccttccttccttccttccttccttccttccttccttccttccttccttccttccttcctgctctccttccttctttctctccttccttctctccttcctacattttcttcttccttcctcacttccttctttccttcccccCTTCTTTCCTTTTTCCTTCCTTCTttaatttcttccttccttctcttcttctctctctccttccttccttcattctcCCTTTCCTTCCTTCGTTCTTTCATTTCctacttccttccttccttttttccttccttccttccttctcattTGCTTAGAACTGTTAAGCAGATCTAAGCTGGTAATTTATGATACCATAACAACCAAAAGGAATCAGTCATACTCATTACCTTTCTAATTAACCTTGAACAGCAACATGGTTCTCCCAGGGTTGAGTGGTAGGCCTGTTGGCAACTAATGACCTGCCACATGTACGATGAACCATTAGTCATTTCTCTCCCTTCTATTTATCCTTGGCTTAAATCTTACAATGAGTAGTAAAGGGAATAtctaactacatgaaataggtttCCTTACTAAAACGAATAGGTACATCCTAAACTTTACAATTAATCTGAGGGGTAA
This genomic window from Procambarus clarkii isolate CNS0578487 chromosome 1, FALCON_Pclarkii_2.0, whole genome shotgun sequence contains:
- the LOC123756762 gene encoding uncharacterized protein, whose product is MWENERFGQVASIIGPKTARTASWSPKVKFARSLDREFLPVLARFTSVFARFLPVLARFTPVFVRFTPVFARFTSVFARFTPVFAGYTPVFARYRPVFARFTPVFARFTPVFARFTPVFARFLPVFARFTPVFARFTPVFARYRPVFARFTPVFARFTPVLTRFTPVFARFTPVFARFTPVFARFTPVFDRFTPVFARSRLCLPGSCLCLPGSRLCLPGSRLCLPGTRLCLPGSRLCLPGLRLCLPGSRLCLPGTRLCLPGSRLCLPVSHLCLPVSRLCLPGSRLCLPGHACVCQVTPVLARFTPVLARFTPVLARFTPVFAWFTPVFARYTPVFARFTPVFVRFTPVFARFTPVLARFTSVFARFTPVLARFTPVFARFTPVLARFTPVFARFTPVLARFTPVLARFTPVFARFTPVLARFTPVFARFTPVFARFLPVFARFTPVFARFTPVFARYRPVFARFTPVFARFTPVLTRFTPVFARFTPVFARFTPVFARFTPVFDRFTPVFARSRLCLPGSCLCLPGSRLCLPGSRLCLPGTRLCLPGSRLCLPGLRLCLPGSRLCLPGTRLCLPGSRLCLPVSHLCLPVSRLCLPGSRLCLPGHACVCQVTPVLARFTPVLARFTPVLARFTPVFAWFTPVFARFTPVLARFTPVFARFTPVLARFTPVFARFTPVLARFTPVLARFTPVFARFTPVLARFTPVFARFTPVFARFTPVLARFTPVFARFTPAPNS